In Nitrosococcus oceani ATCC 19707, the following proteins share a genomic window:
- the flgC gene encoding flagellar basal body rod protein FlgC, whose product MSLFKVFDIAGTAMSAQTLRLNTTASNLANADSVSSSIDQTYRARQPVFATLLDKFNPEAPAGGVQVLGVVESGAPLQQEYAPDHPMANEAGYIFHPNVNSIEEMANMISASRNYENNVEMANTSKQLLLRTLQLGE is encoded by the coding sequence ATGTCGTTGTTTAAAGTCTTTGATATTGCGGGGACCGCCATGAGCGCTCAAACCCTGCGACTCAATACCACTGCCAGCAATCTGGCTAATGCTGATAGTGTAAGCAGCAGCATTGATCAGACTTATCGGGCCCGCCAGCCGGTATTCGCAACTTTGCTGGACAAGTTTAACCCGGAAGCACCTGCGGGCGGAGTTCAAGTATTAGGCGTGGTGGAGAGTGGCGCGCCGCTGCAGCAAGAATATGCTCCGGATCATCCCATGGCCAATGAAGCTGGTTATATTTTCCACCCTAACGTCAATTCTATTGAGGAAATGGCCAATATGATTTCCGCTTCCCGCAATTATGAGAACAACGTGGAAATGGCCAATACATCTAAACAATTGCTTCTGCGTACCCTGCAATTGGGCGAATAG
- a CDS encoding flagellar hook assembly protein FlgD, whose product MVTATPSSSEIYKDLGLVRPPDKKAQNTELGLEQFLKLMTAQLSNQDPFEPMDNSTFLSQVAQFGTVKGIQDLQASFQEVSGSLQSNQALQASGLVGRSVLVPSAESSLEAGGSIRGAVELPSGVASPQLKIFDQAGQLVRTVDLGADQTGTVQFTWDGFKEDGTPATPGRYQFKVEGVTEGGAQGFPTFAAVRVDSVVIGEGSEGLTLNLAGQGSVPFSQIKQIL is encoded by the coding sequence ATGGTGACTGCGACCCCTTCCAGTTCAGAGATTTATAAAGATTTAGGTTTAGTCCGCCCGCCGGATAAAAAAGCACAAAACACTGAGCTGGGGCTGGAGCAATTTTTGAAATTGATGACGGCCCAACTTAGTAATCAGGACCCTTTTGAGCCTATGGATAATAGTACCTTTCTTAGTCAGGTAGCCCAGTTTGGAACGGTAAAAGGCATCCAGGATTTGCAAGCTTCTTTTCAAGAAGTCAGTGGCTCCCTGCAATCCAACCAGGCGCTACAGGCATCGGGATTGGTGGGCCGCTCGGTGCTGGTGCCCTCAGCGGAAAGTTCCCTGGAAGCGGGTGGTTCAATTCGGGGGGCGGTAGAACTCCCTTCAGGTGTGGCCAGTCCACAACTGAAAATCTTTGATCAAGCAGGGCAGTTGGTCAGAACCGTGGATTTGGGGGCTGACCAAACGGGAACGGTGCAGTTTACTTGGGATGGGTTCAAGGAAGATGGTACTCCCGCAACCCCGGGACGTTATCAGTTTAAGGTGGAAGGAGTAACTGAGGGAGGCGCGCAAGGCTTTCCGACTTTTGCAGCGGTCCGAGTGGACAGCGTGGTTATCGGAGAAGGCAGCGAGGGATTGACCCTCAATTTAGCCGGGCAGGGCTCGGTACCTTTTAGTCAGATTAAACAAATTTTATAG